The following are encoded together in the Phenylobacterium sp. NIBR 498073 genome:
- a CDS encoding DUF72 domain-containing protein, producing MAQAGQIRAGIGGWTFEPWRGVFYPQGLKHADELAYASRHLTSLEINSTYYSSQKPETFAKWAAATPDGFVFTVKASRFCTNRRVLAEAGDSVAKFLNQGIVELGDRLGPILWQFMPTKKFDEADFGGFLDLLPKTHGGLKLRHCVEVRNASFVDPKFVRMCRERGVAICVSENENYPLISDITADFVYSRLLMGSDKIETGYVAEDLDAWAERFGEYSQGRVPGDLPPIDRTGPAEGPHETFVFFIHEGKVRAPAAAQELLKRVNR from the coding sequence ATGGCGCAGGCAGGTCAGATCCGGGCCGGGATCGGGGGCTGGACCTTCGAACCATGGCGCGGGGTCTTCTATCCGCAGGGCCTCAAGCATGCGGACGAGCTGGCCTACGCCAGTCGCCATCTCACCTCGCTGGAGATCAACTCCACCTACTATTCGAGCCAGAAGCCGGAGACCTTCGCCAAGTGGGCGGCGGCCACGCCGGACGGCTTCGTCTTCACGGTGAAGGCTTCGCGGTTCTGCACCAATCGCCGCGTGCTGGCCGAGGCCGGCGACTCCGTGGCCAAGTTCCTGAACCAGGGGATCGTCGAGCTGGGCGACCGGCTAGGCCCGATCCTCTGGCAGTTCATGCCGACCAAGAAGTTCGACGAGGCCGACTTCGGCGGGTTCCTCGACCTCTTGCCCAAGACCCACGGCGGACTGAAGCTGCGCCACTGCGTCGAGGTCCGCAACGCCAGCTTCGTCGATCCGAAGTTCGTCAGGATGTGCCGCGAGCGGGGCGTGGCGATCTGCGTGTCGGAGAACGAGAACTATCCGCTGATCTCCGACATCACCGCCGACTTCGTCTATTCGCGCCTGCTGATGGGCTCGGACAAGATCGAGACCGGCTACGTCGCCGAAGACCTGGACGCCTGGGCCGAGCGCTTCGGCGAATACTCGCAAGGGCGCGTTCCCGGCGATCTTCCGCCCATCGACCGCACCGGGCCGGCGGAAGGCCCGCACGAGACCTTCGTGTTCTTTATTCACGAAGGGAAGGTCCGCGCCCCGGCGGCGGCGCAGGAACTGCTGAAGCGCGTCAATCGCTAG
- a CDS encoding efflux RND transporter periplasmic adaptor subunit, with protein sequence MTRTKTILALAVGLASAVTLAACGSKEPPKKDPAAQARAVSVVRLEPRAITGALSASGTLRPREEAAVAAEVAGFRVLRVNADVGDTVRAGQVLVQLDPALLEAQIAQAQAQAAQAEDQAKRVADLDGQGVLAQEQIAQRRFQAQAARANLRDLQTRLAKLSVVAPVSGVILERTVRPGDLSSGGGTPWFRIARDGQMELGADMSEDDLARIRVGQAATVTLPGGGQVQGTVRIVSPQIDAQTKLGQVRVLLPARSDIRAGGFARAVFADASASTLALPETAIRYDANGAAVMVVGADNRVKHVAVQTGQRGSGLVQIVKGPASGSRVVQNAASFLLDGDLVKPVEAGAAAAQPAATQPAARAK encoded by the coding sequence GTGACGAGAACCAAGACCATCCTGGCCCTCGCCGTCGGCCTGGCTTCCGCCGTGACGCTCGCCGCCTGCGGCTCCAAGGAGCCGCCGAAGAAGGACCCGGCCGCCCAGGCGCGCGCGGTGTCGGTGGTGCGGCTGGAGCCCCGTGCGATCACCGGCGCGCTCAGCGCCTCGGGCACGCTGCGCCCGCGCGAAGAAGCCGCCGTGGCCGCCGAGGTCGCCGGTTTCCGCGTGCTGCGCGTCAATGCCGACGTCGGCGACACGGTGCGCGCCGGCCAGGTGCTGGTGCAGCTCGACCCGGCCCTGCTCGAGGCCCAGATCGCTCAGGCGCAGGCGCAGGCCGCCCAGGCTGAGGACCAGGCCAAGCGCGTCGCCGACCTCGACGGCCAGGGCGTGCTGGCCCAGGAACAGATCGCCCAGCGCAGGTTCCAGGCCCAGGCCGCCCGCGCGAACCTGCGCGACCTGCAGACCCGCCTGGCCAAGCTCTCCGTCGTCGCGCCGGTGTCCGGCGTGATCCTCGAACGCACCGTGCGTCCGGGCGACCTGTCGTCCGGCGGCGGCACGCCGTGGTTCCGCATCGCCCGCGACGGCCAGATGGAACTGGGCGCCGACATGTCGGAAGACGACCTGGCGCGCATCCGGGTCGGGCAGGCCGCGACCGTCACCCTGCCGGGCGGCGGCCAGGTGCAGGGCACGGTGCGCATCGTCAGCCCGCAGATCGACGCCCAGACCAAGCTCGGCCAGGTCCGCGTCCTGCTGCCGGCGCGCTCCGACATCCGCGCCGGCGGTTTCGCCCGTGCGGTCTTCGCCGACGCCAGCGCCTCGACGCTCGCCCTGCCTGAAACAGCGATCCGCTACGACGCCAATGGCGCGGCGGTCATGGTGGTCGGCGCCGACAACCGCGTGAAGCACGTGGCCGTCCAGACCGGCCAGCGCGGCTCGGGACTTGTTCAGATCGTGAAGGGCCCGGCCTCGGGCTCCCGCGTGGTCCAGAACGCGGCCTCGTTCCTGCTCGACGGCGACCTGGTGAAGCCGGTCGAGGCCGGCGCGGCCGCGGCCCAGCCTGCTGCGACGCAACCCGCCGCGAGGGCCAAATGA
- a CDS encoding M28 family metallopeptidase yields MKQFLLAGAAIWAVFAAPALAGDINPAKIAEHVKVLASDEFEGRGPATEGEKKTVAYIIEQYKDAGLKPGGDLVEGQRAWTQDVPLARFEIKGPVSVGVTAGGKTQAWTQGEEVALRAAQTGAERVTVKDAPIVFVGYGVTAPERNWDDFKGVDLKGKVALVLVNDPDFETGKGDFGGKAMTYYGRWTYKYEEAARRGAIGFLVVHETAPASYGWATVKNSNTAPLFDIIRDKPSEAHALLEGWIQRDRTVELFKAAGLDFEAAKKQAQTRDFKPVELKGATFSTDYGVDVQKIVSKNVVGLIPGAKRPDETIIYSGHWDHLGVGLPDAKGDTIYNGAVDNADGIATMIEIGRAFAKGPQPDRSVVFLAVTAEEKGLLGSEYYAANPLYPLGKTVANINMDALSPAGPAKDFTTSGDAASTLQDALVAVGKSHGRHYTPDSKPEAGLFFRSDHFPFAKRGVPAISFGSGYDLVQGGKEAGAAWSKAYTADRYHQPADHFDASWNLEGIAQDGQLMFELGRQLADSATWPEWKAGSEFKLTRDATAAERK; encoded by the coding sequence ATGAAACAGTTTCTGCTCGCTGGCGCCGCGATTTGGGCCGTTTTCGCCGCCCCGGCCCTCGCCGGCGACATCAACCCCGCCAAGATCGCCGAGCACGTGAAGGTGCTGGCGTCGGACGAGTTCGAAGGACGTGGCCCGGCCACCGAAGGCGAGAAGAAGACGGTCGCCTACATCATCGAGCAGTACAAGGACGCCGGATTGAAGCCGGGTGGAGATCTGGTGGAGGGCCAGCGCGCCTGGACCCAGGACGTGCCGCTGGCCCGCTTCGAGATCAAGGGCCCCGTCTCGGTCGGCGTCACCGCCGGCGGCAAGACCCAGGCCTGGACCCAAGGCGAGGAGGTCGCGCTGCGCGCCGCCCAGACCGGCGCTGAGCGGGTCACCGTCAAGGACGCGCCGATCGTCTTCGTCGGCTATGGCGTCACCGCGCCCGAGCGAAACTGGGACGACTTCAAGGGCGTCGATCTGAAGGGCAAGGTCGCGCTGGTGCTGGTCAACGATCCCGACTTCGAGACCGGGAAAGGCGACTTCGGCGGCAAGGCGATGACCTATTACGGCCGCTGGACCTACAAGTACGAGGAGGCCGCGCGCCGCGGCGCGATCGGGTTCCTGGTGGTGCACGAGACCGCGCCGGCTTCCTACGGCTGGGCGACGGTGAAGAACTCCAACACCGCCCCGCTGTTCGACATCATCCGCGACAAGCCGAGCGAGGCCCACGCCCTGCTGGAAGGCTGGATCCAGCGCGACCGCACGGTCGAGCTGTTCAAGGCCGCCGGCCTCGACTTCGAAGCCGCCAAGAAGCAGGCCCAGACCCGCGATTTCAAGCCGGTGGAGCTGAAGGGCGCGACCTTCTCGACCGACTACGGCGTCGACGTGCAGAAGATCGTCTCGAAGAACGTGGTCGGGCTGATCCCCGGCGCCAAGCGCCCGGACGAGACCATCATCTATTCGGGCCACTGGGACCACCTGGGCGTCGGTCTGCCGGACGCCAAGGGCGATACGATCTACAACGGCGCGGTCGACAACGCCGACGGCATCGCCACCATGATCGAGATCGGCCGCGCCTTCGCCAAGGGCCCGCAGCCGGACCGCTCTGTGGTGTTCCTGGCGGTGACCGCCGAGGAAAAGGGCCTGCTGGGCTCGGAATACTACGCCGCCAATCCGCTCTACCCGCTCGGCAAGACGGTCGCGAACATCAACATGGACGCCCTGTCGCCGGCCGGCCCGGCCAAGGACTTCACCACCTCGGGCGACGCGGCCTCGACCCTGCAGGACGCGCTGGTCGCGGTCGGCAAGAGCCACGGCCGCCACTACACGCCGGACTCCAAGCCGGAAGCGGGCCTGTTCTTCCGCTCGGACCACTTCCCGTTCGCCAAGCGCGGCGTGCCGGCGATCTCGTTCGGCTCGGGCTACGACCTGGTGCAAGGCGGCAAGGAAGCCGGCGCGGCCTGGTCGAAGGCCTACACCGCCGACCGCTATCACCAGCCGGCCGACCACTTCGACGCCAGCTGGAACCTTGAAGGCATCGCCCAGGACGGCCAACTGATGTTCGAGCTGGGCCGCCAACTGGCTGACTCCGCCACCTGGCCGGAGTGGAAGGCGGGCTCGGAATTCAAGCTGACCCGGGACGCGACCGCGGCCGAGAGGAAGTAG
- a CDS encoding methyl-accepting chemotaxis protein: MMRFRLVDLPLIAKIGFAPAFALVMLALTAGGAVIIQRGQSADLKQVVHTDLPNSLQLQKVSERITAVHGELYFLLTHQAASIDTDKIEGESQELLAEVDAITKEVQAMEAKAPAAQKKSFQELIKALKQTRDALDVIAAMITTDFGTAAGFAAPFEQEYANMTGTLNKIVAANNALTDANAKASEQRSQTAQMIQMVAAVATLLIAGALAWALTMMLRRDVKQIAGATEALARGDSSIDLDKLARKDELGAIVSSLTVFRDNQLHLEKLRVEHEQTEAAAQVTRRQNAEAAAAIAEEQAMVVNSLARGLDSLAAGDLTYRLDAEFPGDYRKLRDDFNAASAKLEEAMGAIAGATASIQSGAGEISTSADDLSRRTEHQAATLEETAAALDEITATVNKTSEGASHGREAVAAAKTDAEEGGLVVGRAIEAMGQIESSAKQISQIIGVIDEIAFQTNLLALNAGVEAARAGEAGRGFAVVASEVRALAQRSAEAAKEIKTLISASSQQVASGVSLVGETGKALERIVRQVGEISNVVGEIAASAKEEALGLGQVNTAVNQMDQVTQQNAAMVEQSTAASRVLADEAQELARLVARFKVTGGGVQTATRTVGAPRAHQPAPRPATRGATALATAAHADEDSWEEF, translated from the coding sequence GTGATGCGCTTTAGGCTCGTCGACCTGCCGCTGATCGCGAAGATCGGCTTTGCACCTGCTTTCGCTCTGGTGATGCTGGCCCTGACGGCCGGCGGCGCGGTCATTATCCAACGTGGCCAGTCGGCCGACCTGAAGCAGGTCGTGCATACTGATCTGCCCAACAGCCTGCAGCTGCAGAAGGTCTCCGAACGGATCACCGCCGTTCACGGCGAGCTTTACTTCCTGCTGACCCATCAGGCCGCCTCGATCGATACTGACAAGATCGAGGGCGAGAGCCAGGAACTGCTGGCCGAGGTCGACGCCATCACCAAGGAAGTCCAGGCGATGGAGGCCAAGGCCCCCGCCGCTCAGAAAAAGTCCTTCCAGGAGCTGATCAAGGCCCTGAAGCAGACCCGCGACGCGCTGGACGTCATCGCGGCCATGATCACCACCGATTTCGGCACCGCCGCCGGGTTCGCCGCTCCGTTCGAGCAGGAATACGCGAACATGACCGGCACGCTGAACAAGATCGTCGCCGCCAACAACGCGCTGACCGACGCCAACGCCAAGGCCAGCGAGCAGCGCTCGCAGACCGCCCAGATGATCCAGATGGTCGCCGCCGTCGCGACGCTGCTGATCGCCGGGGCCCTGGCCTGGGCGCTGACCATGATGCTGCGCCGCGACGTCAAGCAGATCGCCGGCGCCACCGAGGCCCTGGCCCGCGGCGACAGCTCGATCGATCTCGACAAGCTGGCCCGCAAGGACGAACTCGGCGCGATCGTCTCGTCGCTGACCGTGTTCCGCGACAACCAGCTGCATCTGGAAAAGCTGCGCGTCGAGCACGAGCAGACCGAGGCCGCCGCCCAGGTCACCCGCCGCCAGAACGCCGAAGCCGCCGCGGCCATCGCCGAGGAACAGGCGATGGTGGTCAACTCGCTGGCCCGCGGCCTCGACAGCCTGGCCGCCGGCGACCTGACCTACCGCCTGGACGCCGAGTTCCCAGGCGACTACCGCAAGCTGCGCGACGACTTCAACGCCGCCTCGGCCAAGCTGGAAGAAGCCATGGGCGCCATCGCCGGGGCCACCGCCTCGATCCAGTCGGGCGCGGGCGAGATCAGCACCTCGGCCGACGACCTGTCGCGCCGCACCGAGCATCAGGCCGCGACCCTGGAAGAAACCGCCGCGGCGCTGGACGAGATCACCGCCACGGTCAACAAGACCTCGGAAGGCGCCAGCCACGGCCGTGAAGCCGTCGCCGCCGCCAAGACCGACGCCGAAGAAGGCGGCCTGGTCGTCGGCCGCGCCATCGAGGCGATGGGCCAGATCGAGAGCTCGGCCAAGCAGATCAGCCAGATCATCGGGGTGATCGACGAGATCGCCTTCCAGACCAACCTGCTGGCCCTGAACGCGGGGGTCGAAGCCGCCCGCGCCGGGGAAGCGGGCCGCGGCTTCGCGGTCGTCGCCTCGGAAGTGCGGGCCCTGGCCCAGCGCTCGGCCGAAGCGGCCAAGGAGATCAAGACCCTGATCAGCGCCTCCAGCCAGCAGGTCGCCTCGGGCGTCAGCCTGGTCGGCGAGACCGGCAAGGCCCTGGAGCGCATCGTCCGCCAGGTCGGCGAGATTTCCAACGTGGTCGGCGAGATCGCGGCCAGCGCCAAGGAAGAGGCCCTCGGCCTCGGCCAGGTGAACACCGCGGTCAACCAGATGGACCAGGTCACCCAGCAGAACGCCGCCATGGTCGAGCAGTCCACCGCCGCCAGCCGCGTGCTGGCCGACGAGGCCCAGGAACTGGCCCGGCTGGTCGCCCGCTTCAAGGTCACTGGCGGCGGCGTGCAAACCGCCACCCGCACGGTCGGCGCCCCGCGCGCCCACCAACCCGCGCCGCGCCCGGCCACCCGCGGGGCCACGGCCCTGGCGACCGCCGCCCACGCCGACGAGGACAGCTGGGAAGAATTCTAA
- a CDS encoding TetR/AcrR family transcriptional regulator: protein MSEAAYLPAGKRELTKVANRQAILNAARKVFGDLGYETATVRDIIRGTGLAAGTFYNYFKSKDEVYLALASEGARQFAPLLKAQRAQSANWEEFVHAAIEAYFLFLADAHKSWLSQRPAGETQPHVHGETPEMSAVFEEVRAAIVEEMNDGEASSTDPDYLAAACIAIARDVGEKMLARRPIDTKGATAFAVAMIQGGLNGLRQAEG from the coding sequence ATGTCCGAAGCCGCCTATCTTCCCGCCGGCAAGCGCGAACTGACCAAGGTCGCCAACCGGCAGGCCATCCTCAACGCCGCCCGCAAGGTGTTCGGGGACCTCGGATACGAGACCGCCACGGTGCGCGACATCATCCGCGGGACAGGCCTGGCCGCGGGGACCTTCTACAACTACTTCAAATCCAAGGATGAGGTGTACCTGGCCCTGGCCAGCGAAGGGGCGCGGCAGTTCGCGCCGCTGCTCAAGGCCCAGCGCGCGCAGTCGGCCAATTGGGAAGAGTTCGTCCATGCGGCGATCGAGGCCTATTTCCTGTTCCTGGCCGACGCCCACAAGAGCTGGCTGAGCCAGCGCCCGGCCGGAGAGACCCAGCCGCACGTGCATGGCGAGACCCCGGAGATGTCCGCGGTCTTCGAGGAGGTGCGCGCGGCCATCGTCGAGGAAATGAACGACGGCGAGGCGAGCTCCACCGACCCCGATTACCTGGCGGCCGCCTGCATCGCCATCGCCCGCGACGTCGGCGAGAAGATGCTGGCCCGCCGCCCGATCGACACCAAGGGCGCGACCGCCTTCGCCGTGGCGATGATCCAGGGCGGGCTCAACGGCCTGCGGCAGGCCGAAGGATAG
- a CDS encoding SDR family oxidoreductase: MAQFTADDLMFKPGLMSGERILITGGGTGLGKVMAEALLILGAEVYICGRRGGVVEATARELMDAHGGKCVGLACDIRVPEAIAEMLDVIWADGGALSGLVNNAAGNFISRTQDLSPRGFDAIANIVFRGSFFVTLECGKRWIAEGRRASVISILTTWIWNGGPFTVPSAMSKAGIATMSQSLAVEWGQHGIRFNNIAPGPFPTEGMSARLNPGQSQETGGAYSDMSGNPMGRVGEMRELANLAVYLLHPLSAYVNGQTIAIDGAAWQASGGNFSRLAGWGDAEWAAAREAIQTTNAKDRAARTV; this comes from the coding sequence ATGGCCCAGTTCACCGCCGACGACCTGATGTTCAAGCCGGGCCTGATGAGCGGCGAACGGATCCTGATCACCGGCGGCGGCACGGGCCTGGGCAAGGTGATGGCCGAGGCGCTGCTGATCCTGGGCGCAGAGGTCTATATCTGCGGTCGCCGCGGCGGGGTCGTCGAGGCGACCGCCCGTGAGCTGATGGACGCCCATGGCGGCAAGTGCGTGGGCCTAGCCTGCGACATCCGCGTGCCGGAGGCGATCGCCGAGATGCTGGACGTCATCTGGGCCGACGGCGGGGCGCTGAGCGGGCTGGTCAACAACGCCGCCGGCAACTTCATCAGCCGCACCCAGGACCTGTCGCCGCGCGGCTTCGACGCCATCGCCAACATCGTGTTCCGCGGCTCGTTCTTCGTCACCCTGGAGTGCGGCAAGCGCTGGATCGCCGAAGGGCGGCGGGCCTCGGTGATCTCGATCCTGACCACCTGGATCTGGAACGGCGGGCCGTTCACCGTGCCCTCGGCGATGTCGAAGGCCGGGATCGCCACCATGAGCCAGTCGCTGGCGGTCGAGTGGGGCCAGCACGGCATCCGGTTCAACAACATCGCTCCGGGCCCGTTCCCGACCGAAGGCATGAGCGCACGGCTCAACCCCGGCCAGAGCCAGGAAACGGGCGGCGCCTATTCCGACATGAGCGGCAACCCCATGGGCCGGGTCGGCGAGATGCGCGAACTGGCCAATCTGGCGGTCTATCTGCTGCACCCGCTGTCGGCCTATGTGAACGGCCAGACCATCGCCATCGACGGCGCCGCCTGGCAGGCCTCTGGGGGCAACTTCTCGCGCCTGGCCGGCTGGGGCGACGCCGAATGGGCCGCCGCCCGGGAGGCGATCCAGACCACCAACGCCAAGGACCGCGCCGCCCGGACGGTGTGA
- a CDS encoding alpha/beta hydrolase produces the protein MASLQRTLARTLLSLPSPILRLMSGGAAVYRGGRTLDPRFQFMAAQAARMPAMTSLSPEEARRTSAEGARVYGGRPEPGVRVEPLTIPAPDRSIPARLYRPERPDPNAPAIVFAHFGGGVIGDLETSHAFCGILAKVTRAPVVSVEYRLAPEHRFPAGLEDVLATYRYVRDHAAQFGAPSGQAVIGGDSMGGNFAAVICQELARAGEPQPALQLLIYPCVDVASQSASMTTYAEAFPLSRPLMDWFMGHYMGLGADPADPRLSPIREADLAGLAPAVVVTAGFDPLVDQGEAYARRLRGAGVPVIYRCYDAMAHGFTAFTGVVPCADVACREVAGLVREGLEGRIARAAG, from the coding sequence GTGGCGAGTCTCCAGCGCACGCTTGCCCGCACCCTGCTGTCGCTGCCCTCGCCGATCCTGCGCCTGATGTCCGGCGGCGCGGCTGTCTATCGCGGCGGACGCACGCTGGATCCGCGCTTCCAGTTCATGGCCGCCCAGGCCGCGCGCATGCCGGCGATGACCTCGCTGTCGCCTGAGGAGGCCCGCCGGACAAGCGCCGAGGGCGCCCGGGTCTATGGCGGCCGTCCGGAGCCCGGCGTGCGCGTCGAGCCGCTGACCATCCCGGCGCCGGACCGCAGTATTCCGGCCCGCCTTTACCGGCCCGAGCGGCCGGACCCGAACGCGCCGGCCATCGTATTCGCCCACTTCGGCGGCGGGGTGATCGGCGACCTAGAGACCAGCCACGCTTTCTGCGGCATCCTGGCCAAGGTGACCCGGGCGCCGGTGGTTTCTGTCGAGTACCGGCTGGCCCCCGAGCATCGGTTCCCGGCCGGCCTAGAGGACGTCCTGGCGACTTACAGGTACGTCCGCGACCACGCCGCGCAGTTCGGCGCGCCGAGCGGCCAGGCGGTGATCGGCGGCGACTCGATGGGCGGCAACTTCGCGGCCGTGATCTGCCAGGAGCTGGCCCGCGCCGGCGAACCCCAGCCAGCCCTGCAGCTGCTGATCTATCCGTGCGTCGACGTCGCCAGCCAGAGCGCCTCGATGACCACCTATGCCGAGGCGTTCCCGCTGTCGCGGCCGCTGATGGACTGGTTCATGGGGCACTATATGGGCCTGGGCGCCGATCCCGCCGATCCGCGGCTGTCGCCCATCCGTGAAGCCGACCTCGCCGGGCTGGCGCCCGCAGTCGTGGTCACCGCCGGCTTCGACCCGCTGGTCGACCAGGGCGAGGCCTATGCGCGGCGCCTGCGCGGCGCCGGCGTGCCGGTGATCTATCGCTGCTATGACGCCATGGCCCACGGGTTCACCGCCTTCACCGGCGTAGTCCCCTGCGCCGACGTGGCGTGTCGGGAGGTTGCGGGCCTGGTCCGCGAAGGTCTGGAGGGACGTATTGCGCGCGCTGCTGGTTGA
- a CDS encoding TolC family protein: MRLVTPAVGSVTGLALMLSACASTRDVDTRLPAAYEAPSSPAIAAAPSLETWWTGFDDPQLTALITEALATSPDARSAAAKLREARATRAGALTSFLPQGNPRGSITETDSKVIDGAALNIPGLSSNGDSRTETANFDVSWEIDLFGRIFAARRAANAEMAAARLDYEAARASLAAAVADGYFQARGLAIQLDDARATERIQAELFRIVDIRAQRGLAASADADRVAGDLAQARSQVAGLEAELQAARRNLLILTGRGIEPLAALPIDAEVGVAPQVPDVLPGELLARRPDVRRAEAMLASALGRLDYAKLAFFPTFKLAPGVGLQTNDQPGYSATTQSWSIGANVVVPVLDIPRLLSEMKAQDARSEQAAIAYEKAVQTAFGEAENSLVQLEADRRRVDLLTDGEIRARRAYEASRKGYVAGFIDLQATLDNERAWRTVRTLKTAAQVQALRRAVQTYKALGGGWPLETAPTNKEAR; the protein is encoded by the coding sequence ATGCGCCTAGTTACCCCTGCGGTCGGATCGGTGACCGGCCTGGCCCTGATGCTGTCGGCCTGCGCCTCCACCCGCGACGTCGATACCCGCCTTCCGGCCGCCTACGAGGCGCCGTCCTCGCCGGCCATCGCCGCGGCCCCGTCGCTGGAGACGTGGTGGACGGGGTTCGACGACCCGCAGCTCACCGCCCTGATCACCGAGGCGCTCGCGACCAGCCCGGACGCCCGCAGCGCGGCGGCCAAGCTGCGCGAGGCGCGCGCCACTCGCGCCGGCGCCCTGACCAGCTTCCTGCCCCAGGGCAATCCCCGCGGTTCGATCACCGAGACCGACAGCAAGGTGATCGACGGGGCCGCGCTCAACATTCCGGGTCTCTCGAGCAACGGCGACAGCCGCACCGAGACCGCCAATTTCGACGTCAGCTGGGAAATCGACCTTTTCGGCCGCATCTTCGCCGCCCGCCGCGCGGCGAACGCCGAGATGGCGGCGGCCCGCCTCGACTATGAAGCCGCCCGCGCCAGCCTCGCGGCGGCGGTGGCCGACGGGTATTTCCAGGCCCGAGGCCTGGCGATCCAGCTCGACGACGCCCGCGCCACCGAACGGATCCAGGCCGAGCTCTTCCGCATCGTCGACATCCGCGCGCAGCGCGGCCTCGCCGCGAGCGCCGACGCCGACCGCGTGGCCGGCGACCTCGCCCAGGCCAGGTCCCAGGTCGCTGGCCTGGAAGCCGAGCTCCAGGCGGCCCGGCGCAACCTGCTGATCCTCACCGGCCGCGGGATCGAACCGCTGGCCGCCCTGCCGATCGACGCCGAGGTGGGCGTGGCCCCGCAGGTGCCGGACGTGCTTCCCGGCGAACTGCTCGCCCGACGCCCCGACGTGCGCCGCGCCGAGGCGATGCTCGCCTCGGCCCTCGGACGCCTCGACTACGCCAAGCTGGCCTTCTTCCCGACCTTCAAGCTGGCGCCGGGCGTCGGCCTGCAGACGAACGACCAGCCCGGCTATTCGGCGACGACCCAGAGCTGGAGCATCGGCGCCAACGTCGTCGTTCCGGTGCTCGATATCCCGCGCCTGCTCTCGGAGATGAAGGCCCAGGACGCCCGCTCCGAACAGGCCGCCATCGCCTACGAAAAGGCCGTCCAGACCGCCTTCGGCGAGGCCGAGAATTCGCTAGTCCAGCTGGAGGCCGATCGCCGCCGCGTGGATCTGCTGACGGACGGCGAGATCCGCGCCCGGCGCGCCTACGAGGCGTCCCGCAAGGGCTACGTCGCCGGCTTTATCGACCTGCAGGCCACGCTCGACAACGAGCGGGCCTGGCGCACCGTGCGCACCCTGAAGACCGCCGCCCAGGTGCAGGCCCTGCGCCGCGCGGTTCAGACCTACAAGGCGCTCGGCGGCGGTTGGCCGCTCGAGACCGCCCCGACCAACAAAGAGGCTCGCTGA